A single region of the Pectinophora gossypiella chromosome 2, ilPecGoss1.1, whole genome shotgun sequence genome encodes:
- the LOC126372543 gene encoding 60S ribosomal protein L19: protein MSSLKLQKRLAASVMRCGKKKVWLDPNEINEIANTNSRQNIRKMIKDGLVIKKPVAVHSRARVRKNTEARRKGRHCGFGKRRGTANARMPQKELWVQRQRVLRKLLLKYRTAKKIDRHLYHALYMKAKGNVFKNKRVLMEYIHRKKAEKARTKMLSDQAEARRNKVKEARKRREERIAAKKEELLQTFAREDEAAVTAKK from the exons ATGAG ttccctaAAGTTGCAGAAGAGGCTTGCAGCCTCTGTTATGCGATGCGGCAAAAAGAAGGTGTGGCTTGATCCAAATGAGATCAATGAAATCGCAAACACCAACTCCA GACAGAACATCCGTAAGATGATCAAGGATGGTCTTGTCATCAAGAAGCCCGTAGCCGTACATTCCCGTGCCCGTGTCCGCAAGAACACAGAGGCCCGCAGAAAAGGACGTCACTGTGGCTTCGGTAAGAGGAGAGGTACAGCCAACGCGCGTATGCCACAAAAA GAACTGTGGGTACAAAGACAGAGGGTACTCCGTAAGCTGCTCCTCAAGTACAGAACTGCCAAGAAGATTGACCGGCACCTGTACCACGCTCTGTACATGAAGGCAAAGGGTAATGTGTTCAAGAACAAGCGTGTGTTGATGGAGTACATCCACAGGAAGAAGGCTGAGAAGGCTAGGACTAAGATGCTTAG cGACCAGGCGGAGGCGCGCCGTAACAAGGTGAAGGAGGCTCGCAAGCGACGTGAAGAGCGCATCGCAGCCAAGAAGGAGGAACTACTGCAGACCTTCGCGCGCGAAGACGAGGCCGCAGTCACCGCTAAGAAGTGA
- the LOC126371928 gene encoding probable peroxisomal acyl-coenzyme A oxidase 1 codes for MSYGQQQCIMFRPVSHSPAFYQTSYRHLVRSVNMGKINEDLQRERNRCTFNIEELTNFKDGSPEKTKLRKQREKMVHDIAEFYEGTPEEYLGHKEKYEDAIKKHVPFFNLVRKLDKKGESLLAQYSDHIIAMMASTPSRDGTPLGGHWVVFMPAILSQGTEEQLDYWLQRASDCSVIGTFAQTELGHGTFIRGLETTATYDPETKEFVLHSPTLTSYKWWPGGLGHTANYSVIMAQLYIKGKCYGVHAFIVQVRDEETHMPLPGIKVGDIGAKMGINVMNNGFLGFDHVRIPRNYMLMKHAQVLEDGTYVKSVHSKLIYGSMVFVRVVIVFDMANHFAKAATIATRYSAVRRQGQIKAGEPEAPIMDYLMQMHKLFVGISASYAFRITATKLWDTFHDINNQLIGGNLERLPELHAISCCLKAISTADAASYVERCRLACGGHGYMQSSNLPFTYGLVTAACTYEGDNTVLLLQTARFLVKTWQQIDSITLTPTVAYLKTAATDCSPWRNTVEGIIRGFEIVAMGKISSCVNSMKARAAAGASLEDAWNLTSVQLVAAAEAHCRVFILTTYYEEAYRRAAQVSPELRVMIHQLVEVYAVYWALEKLSDLLRFTSITSQDLENLQSWYEELLLKIRPNAVGLVDAFDIPDKILQSTLGAYDGRVYERLMEEALKSPLNQQPVNDSFHKYLKPFMRGKL; via the exons ATGTCATATGGGCAACAGCAATGCATAATGTTTAGACCAGTCAGTCACTCGCCGGCTTTCTACCAAACAAGTTACCGCCACTTAGTTCGTAGTGTGAATATGGGAAAAATAAACGAAGACCTCCAGCGCGAGAGGAATAGGTGCACCTTCAACATTGAGGAGTTGACCAACTTCAAAGATGGAAGTCCAGAAAAGACTAAATTGCGGAAACAAAGAG AGAAAATGGTCCACGACATCGCAGAGTTCTATGAAGGGACGCCTGAAGAATACTTAGGTCATAAGGAAAAATATGAAGATGCTATTAAGAAACATGTGCCATTCTTCAACCTAGTTCGGAAGTTAGATAAGAAAGGAGAGTCATTACTCGCTCAGTACAG TGACCACATAATAGCCATGATGGCATCGACGCCGAGCCGCGACGGCACCCCACTAGGCGGCCACTGGGTGGTATTCATGCCGGCCATCCTCAGCCAGGGCACTGAGGAGCAACTGGACTACTGGCTCCAGCGGGCCAGCGATTGCAGCGTCATTGGAACCTTCGCACAG ACTGAACTGGGACATGGGACATTTATCCGCGGTCTGGAGACGACAGCGACATACGACCCTGAAACCAAAGAGTTCGTCCTACACAGCCCAACACTCACCTCCTACAAATGGTGGCCTGGAGGAT TGGGCCACACAGCAAATTACAGCGTGATAATGGCACAGCTCTACATTAAAGGGAAGTGCTACGGTGTCCACGCTTTCATAGTCCAAGTCCGGGATGAAGAGACTCACATGCCGCTCCCTGGGATCAAAGTTGGGGACATCGGAGCCAAGATGGGCATCAACGTTATGAACAATGGCTTCTTGGGTTTCGATCACGTCAGGATCCCGAGGAATTATATGCTGATGAAGCATGCTCAGGTGTTGGAG GATGGAACCTACGTGAAGTCTGTCCACAGCAAACTGATCTACGGATCCATGGTGTTTGTGCGAGTGGTGATCGTGTTCGACATGGCGAACCACTTCGCCAAAGCCGCCACCATCGCCACCAGATACTCTGCTGTGCGGCGACAGGGTCAAATTAAAGCAGG GGAACCAGAAGCTCCAATAATGGATTACCTGATGCAAATGCACAAGCTGTTTGTAGGCATCAGTGCCAGTTACGCTTTTAGAATAACTGCGACCAAACTGTGGGATACCTTCCATGACATTAATAACCAGCTCATTGGCGGCAACTTGGAGAGACTACCTGAG TTGCACGCAATATCCTGCTGCTTGAAAGCCATCAGCACAGCAGACGCAGCGTCATACGTGGAGCGGTGTCGGCTGGCGTGTGGTGGTCACGGGTACATGCAGTCTTCAAACCTGCCGTTCACTTACGGCCTGGTCACCGCCGCATGCACCTATGAGGGAGACAACACTGTCCTTTTACTGCAGACTGCCAG GTTCCTAGTGAAAACATGGCAGCAGATCGACTCCATAACTCTCACCCCTACAGTCGCCTACCTGAAGACTGCCGCTACTGACTGTAGTCCTTGGAGGAACACCGTTGAAGGCATCATCAGAGGATTTGAAATTGTTGCTATGGg GAAAATCTCATCTTGTGTGAACAGTATGAAGGCGAGAGCTGCAGCTGGTGCGTCGTTGGAAGATGCCTGGAATTTGACTTCCGTTCAGCTTGTAGCTGCTGCTGAG GCTCACTGTCGTGTGTTCATATTGACGACGTACTACGAAGAGGCGTACAGAAGAGCGGCGCAGGTGTCTCCAGAGTTGAGAGTGATGATCCATCAGCTCGTAGAAGTGTATGCTGTTTACTGGGCGTTGGAGAAACTTAGCGATTTGCTGCGG TTCACCTCGATTACGTCACAAGACCTTGAAAACCTGCAGAGCTGGTATGAAGAGTTGCTGTTGAAGATCCGTCCCAATGCTGTCGGGTTAGTCGACGCCTTCGACATCCCAGATAag